One Paenarthrobacter aurescens TC1 DNA window includes the following coding sequences:
- a CDS encoding putative transcription regulator, LacI family (identified by match to protein family HMM PF00532): protein MESLERRHGRAPRSQRVTAAMVAARAGVSTATVSLVANGKTQGRVSDDNISRVRSAIAELGYVVDSIGSSLARGVSSIVILVTPDVSNPFFANVITGVRESLGSEYQLLLSVTDAGESPQADDVRKLLALRPAGLLVGAPSAEFLEDLSAAAPLVLLDAPGLESFAPSVNLDVAQGARELARHLAASGHTRAAYVDGVTGTTTFQLRREAFLAEAAACGLSVADGHVIGTPIDVGAAAAAFADAWPEWQREGVTAVVCGTDTHAYGVLQEARVEGVRIPEELAVAGFDDLPYSATSNPSLTTVHLPATPLGRKAGEQLRGLMEGVPLDEPHVTLESSLVVRGSTSLS from the coding sequence ATGGAATCCCTGGAACGGCGCCATGGCCGCGCGCCCCGCTCCCAACGCGTGACGGCCGCGATGGTGGCCGCCCGTGCAGGGGTTTCCACGGCCACCGTGTCACTGGTGGCGAACGGCAAAACCCAAGGCCGGGTATCCGATGACAACATCTCCCGGGTCCGCTCTGCGATTGCCGAGCTCGGCTATGTGGTGGACAGCATTGGCAGTTCCCTGGCCCGCGGCGTCAGCTCGATCGTCATTCTTGTGACCCCGGACGTGTCCAACCCTTTCTTTGCCAACGTCATCACCGGGGTACGGGAATCGTTGGGGTCCGAGTATCAGCTGCTGCTTTCCGTGACCGACGCCGGAGAATCACCCCAAGCCGATGACGTTCGCAAACTGCTGGCGCTCCGTCCTGCCGGCTTGCTGGTAGGTGCTCCCAGCGCGGAATTCCTGGAAGACCTGTCCGCAGCCGCGCCCCTGGTATTGCTGGACGCGCCGGGGTTGGAATCGTTTGCTCCCTCCGTGAACCTTGATGTCGCCCAGGGGGCCCGGGAACTGGCCCGTCATCTCGCTGCTTCCGGGCACACCCGGGCCGCTTATGTGGACGGCGTGACAGGTACTACTACCTTCCAGCTGCGCCGCGAAGCCTTCTTGGCGGAGGCTGCTGCGTGTGGACTCTCGGTGGCCGACGGGCACGTCATTGGCACCCCGATCGACGTCGGTGCTGCCGCCGCCGCGTTCGCAGACGCCTGGCCGGAGTGGCAGCGCGAGGGGGTCACCGCCGTCGTATGCGGTACCGATACGCACGCCTATGGCGTGCTGCAGGAAGCGCGCGTGGAGGGTGTTCGGATCCCTGAGGAGTTGGCCGTGGCGGGCTTCGATGATCTGCCGTACTCGGCCACCAGCAACCCAAGCCTCACCACCGTCCATCTGCCGGCTACGCCGCTGGGGCGCAAAGCGGGGGAGCAGCTGCGGGGACTCATGGAAGGCGTGCCGTTGGATGAGCCCCATGTGACACTCGAGAGCTCGCTGGTGGTGCGGGGATCTACGTCACTTAGTTAG
- a CDS encoding putative Inosine-uridine preferring nucleoside hydrolase (IunH) (identified by match to protein family HMM PF01156), which translates to MTPARKKIILDCDPGHDDAVALLLAHGNPDIELLAVTTVVGNQTLEKVTRNALSVATIAGITGVPFAAGCDRPLVRTIETAPSIHGDSGMDGPEQPESAIELDPRHAVDLIIETVMAHEPGTVTLVPTAGLTNIAMAARKEPRIVERVKEVVLMGGGYHVGNWSAVAEFNIIIDPEAAHIVFNEKWPLVMVGLDLTHQALATDEVVDRIAKIGTKPAKFVMELMDFFQKTYKDAQGFDFPPVHDPCAVAYVIDPTVMTTRKVPVDIELQGKLTLGMTVADFRAPAPDDCHTSVAVDLDHKKFWDLVTDAIERIGEPAHDGGADATAVAETVLAGESH; encoded by the coding sequence ATGACACCGGCACGCAAGAAGATCATTCTTGACTGCGACCCTGGCCATGACGACGCAGTTGCATTGCTGCTGGCGCACGGCAACCCGGACATCGAGCTCCTGGCCGTGACCACCGTTGTGGGCAACCAGACTCTGGAAAAGGTCACCCGGAACGCCCTCTCCGTAGCCACCATTGCCGGCATCACCGGCGTCCCCTTCGCCGCTGGCTGCGACCGTCCCTTGGTCCGCACCATCGAAACGGCCCCCAGCATCCACGGCGACTCCGGTATGGACGGCCCGGAACAGCCTGAGTCCGCCATCGAGCTGGACCCGCGCCACGCCGTCGACCTCATCATTGAAACTGTCATGGCGCATGAGCCGGGCACCGTCACTTTGGTCCCCACCGCGGGACTCACCAACATCGCCATGGCCGCCCGCAAGGAACCCCGCATCGTGGAGCGCGTCAAGGAAGTTGTCCTCATGGGCGGTGGCTACCACGTGGGCAACTGGAGCGCCGTGGCGGAGTTCAACATCATCATCGACCCCGAAGCGGCGCACATTGTCTTCAACGAAAAGTGGCCCTTGGTGATGGTCGGTCTGGACCTCACGCACCAGGCGCTGGCCACGGACGAGGTAGTGGACCGCATCGCAAAAATTGGCACCAAGCCGGCCAAGTTCGTCATGGAACTCATGGACTTCTTCCAGAAGACCTACAAAGATGCCCAGGGCTTCGATTTCCCGCCGGTCCACGATCCGTGTGCCGTGGCCTATGTCATCGATCCCACCGTCATGACCACCCGCAAGGTCCCCGTGGACATCGAACTGCAGGGCAAGCTCACTCTCGGCATGACCGTAGCCGATTTCCGCGCACCCGCACCGGATGACTGCCACACCTCCGTTGCCGTGGACCTGGATCACAAGAAGTTCTGGGATTTGGTCACCGATGCCATTGAACGGATCGGCGAACCAGCTCACGACGGCGGCGCTGACGCCACCGCCGTAGCCGAAACGGTCCTGGCGGGAGAGTCCCACTAA
- a CDS encoding putative transmembrane efflux protein (MFS) (identified by match to protein family HMM PF07690), whose protein sequence is MTTLTEAKSTRGNVTALMVALLAACVAFQLNASMLSPALVTMGNELNTDQATIGLSQTWFFTAAALFSLFLPRLSDIVGRKKILVGMMLLMAVGSVIAAMAPDVTWLFVGRIIQGVSGPTVPLCLIMLRSAVSNPRKYGTLMGLITAVNGGVAGVDSFVGGYFAENFGFRSIFWLMVALALVATVLIAVLAGESKPAAGTTMDWLGVFFIVIAVGALLTALNEGAKLATAFDAGTLTLSIALTLVAAVAFFAFWTVEKRAKQPMVETVHLRQRSTWAPLLTTTLTMTGIFAVINGIVPAYVQAADPGFGVGPTEMSLIILTPYALLGWLFGPISGRLAPVLGYTKVLRIGLLGSLVALAIIAFLGLNSLPMMIVGTALLGIMYAGTVNIMLNGLGVVLSPQGNPGFLPGMNAGAFNLGAGLSFLVLPAVLVATASLNDDKASYLTVVVVGLAITLAAFAASLLIPKPVDAEVTETEKVTA, encoded by the coding sequence ATGACCACGCTCACCGAAGCCAAATCCACCCGCGGCAACGTCACCGCCCTCATGGTTGCTTTGCTGGCCGCCTGCGTGGCCTTCCAGCTCAATGCATCCATGCTCAGCCCCGCACTGGTCACCATGGGCAACGAGCTCAACACTGACCAAGCCACCATCGGCCTGTCCCAAACCTGGTTCTTCACCGCCGCAGCCCTCTTCTCCCTCTTCCTCCCGCGCCTGAGCGACATCGTGGGCCGCAAGAAGATCCTCGTCGGCATGATGCTCCTGATGGCTGTGGGCTCGGTCATCGCAGCAATGGCCCCGGACGTCACGTGGCTCTTCGTGGGCCGCATCATCCAGGGCGTCAGCGGCCCCACAGTTCCGCTCTGCCTGATCATGCTCCGCTCAGCGGTCAGCAATCCCCGCAAGTACGGCACCCTCATGGGCCTCATCACCGCGGTCAACGGCGGCGTGGCCGGCGTCGACTCGTTCGTTGGTGGCTACTTCGCCGAGAACTTCGGCTTCCGGAGCATCTTCTGGCTCATGGTCGCCCTGGCCCTCGTTGCCACCGTGTTGATTGCTGTCCTGGCTGGTGAAAGCAAGCCCGCTGCCGGCACCACCATGGACTGGCTGGGCGTGTTCTTCATCGTCATCGCCGTTGGTGCCCTGCTGACGGCCCTGAACGAGGGCGCCAAGCTGGCCACGGCCTTCGACGCCGGCACCCTGACTCTCTCGATCGCACTCACGCTGGTTGCCGCCGTCGCGTTCTTTGCGTTCTGGACTGTTGAGAAGCGCGCCAAGCAGCCCATGGTGGAAACCGTGCACCTCCGCCAGCGCTCCACGTGGGCTCCGCTGCTGACCACCACTCTCACCATGACGGGTATCTTCGCGGTCATCAACGGGATCGTCCCCGCGTATGTGCAGGCAGCCGACCCCGGTTTCGGCGTTGGCCCCACGGAGATGTCGCTCATCATCCTTACGCCGTACGCCCTGCTTGGTTGGCTGTTCGGCCCCATCAGCGGCCGGCTTGCCCCGGTCCTCGGCTACACCAAGGTCCTGCGTATCGGCCTGCTTGGCAGCTTGGTGGCGCTGGCGATCATCGCGTTCTTGGGCCTCAACAGCCTGCCGATGATGATCGTGGGAACAGCCTTGCTGGGCATCATGTACGCCGGTACCGTCAACATCATGCTGAACGGACTCGGCGTGGTTCTCTCGCCGCAGGGCAACCCGGGCTTCCTGCCTGGCATGAACGCCGGCGCCTTCAACCTCGGTGCCGGTCTCAGCTTCCTTGTCCTGCCCGCGGTCCTCGTCGCCACAGCCTCGTTGAATGATGACAAGGCTTCATATTTGACGGTGGTTGTGGTTGGTCTGGCCATCACCCTCGCAGCCTTCGCAGCTTCACTCCTGATCCCCAAGCCGGTTGACGCAGAAGTGACCGAAACCGAGAAGGTGACCGCATGA
- the rbsK gene encoding ribokinase, pfkB family (identified by match to protein family HMM PF00294) encodes MTSEPKAGIVVVGSLNADLTIYCDRLPQPGETVHGNGFAVNPGGKSANQAVAASKLGGQVSLIGAVGDDPNGSMLLESTASAGVDVSRVRRSDVATGVAVISVDAGGENSIIISAGANGTLRPSDVTPDAFRDAAVVCLCLEVGIDTVITAAQAGHDAGATVLLNLSPYAEVPERLAGLSDVLLVNAHEASLFLGAEADVPDADAEAEAWEPVRSQFADRGLQRVLVTLGSRGSVVLDSLARGTEDQITRIAPTRVSAVDTTGAGDAFTGAVAARLAAGESLADAASFASVAAALAATKKGTQAAYPGIADVERLRGA; translated from the coding sequence ATGACCAGCGAACCCAAGGCGGGAATCGTCGTCGTCGGCTCCCTCAACGCCGACCTGACCATCTATTGCGACCGCCTCCCCCAACCCGGCGAGACGGTCCACGGCAACGGGTTCGCCGTAAACCCCGGCGGGAAGAGCGCCAACCAGGCGGTGGCTGCCAGTAAGCTCGGCGGTCAGGTCAGCCTGATCGGTGCCGTGGGTGACGACCCCAACGGCAGCATGCTCCTGGAGTCGACAGCCAGCGCCGGAGTGGACGTTTCGCGCGTCCGACGCTCCGACGTCGCCACAGGCGTCGCGGTCATTTCCGTGGACGCCGGCGGCGAGAACAGCATCATCATCTCGGCCGGCGCCAATGGCACCCTCAGGCCTTCGGATGTTACGCCGGACGCCTTCCGGGATGCGGCTGTGGTGTGCCTCTGCCTGGAGGTGGGGATCGATACTGTGATTACCGCCGCCCAAGCAGGGCACGACGCCGGTGCGACAGTTCTGCTCAACCTCTCGCCTTACGCCGAGGTGCCGGAGCGCTTGGCCGGGTTGAGCGATGTGCTGCTGGTGAACGCGCACGAGGCCTCATTATTCCTTGGTGCAGAGGCCGACGTTCCGGACGCCGACGCAGAGGCTGAAGCATGGGAGCCGGTCCGGAGCCAGTTCGCGGACCGTGGTCTGCAGCGGGTTCTGGTGACCCTCGGCTCACGGGGTTCCGTAGTACTGGATTCGCTGGCCCGTGGTACCGAGGATCAGATCACCCGGATCGCCCCAACACGCGTTTCTGCGGTGGACACCACGGGTGCCGGTGATGCCTTCACTGGTGCTGTCGCTGCGCGCCTGGCCGCTGGCGAATCCCTTGCGGATGCCGCGTCCTTCGCCTCGGTGGCTGCGGCCTTGGCTGCCACGAAGAAAGGCACGCAGGCTGCGTACCCGGGCATCGCCGACGTCGAGCGGCTGCGGGGCGCTTAG